The proteins below come from a single Flavobacterium lindanitolerans genomic window:
- a CDS encoding acyl-CoA dehydrogenase family protein, which produces MRPDLFQAPDYYLLDELLSDEHKMVRDAAREWVKREVSPIIEEYAQKAEFPNQIINGLAEIGAFGPYIPEEYGGAGLDQISYGLIMQEIERGDSGVRSTASVQSSLVMYPIWKYGNEEQRMKYLPKLASGKFIGCFGLTEPDFGSNPGGMVTNFKDKGDHYLLNGAKMWISNAPFADIAVVWAKDESGRIHGLIVERGMEGFTTPETHNKWSLRASATGELIFDNVKVPKENLLPNKSGLGAPLGCLDSARYGIAWGAIGAAMDCYDTALRYAKERIQFDKPIAGTQLQQKKLAEMITEITKAQLLTWRLGVLRNEGKATSAQISMAKRNNVDMAINIAREARQILGGMGITGEYSIMRHMMNLESVITYEGTHDIHLLITGMDITGIPAFK; this is translated from the coding sequence ATGAGACCCGATCTTTTCCAAGCTCCAGATTATTACCTTTTAGACGAATTATTGTCTGACGAACACAAAATGGTACGCGACGCTGCCCGCGAATGGGTAAAACGTGAAGTATCTCCAATCATTGAAGAGTATGCTCAAAAAGCAGAATTTCCGAACCAAATCATTAATGGTTTGGCAGAAATTGGTGCTTTTGGCCCATACATTCCAGAAGAATACGGTGGTGCTGGCTTGGACCAGATTTCGTATGGCTTGATTATGCAGGAAATTGAAAGAGGTGATTCCGGTGTTCGCTCTACTGCTTCAGTACAATCTTCGTTGGTTATGTATCCTATTTGGAAATACGGAAATGAGGAGCAAAGAATGAAATATTTACCAAAACTGGCTTCCGGTAAATTTATCGGATGTTTCGGTCTTACGGAACCTGATTTCGGTTCAAACCCGGGCGGAATGGTTACCAATTTCAAAGACAAGGGTGACCATTATTTATTGAATGGTGCTAAAATGTGGATATCGAATGCTCCTTTTGCTGATATCGCAGTAGTTTGGGCGAAAGATGAATCCGGCAGAATACACGGTTTAATTGTGGAAAGAGGCATGGAAGGATTTACAACTCCTGAAACACACAACAAATGGTCACTTCGTGCTTCTGCGACAGGCGAATTGATTTTTGACAATGTAAAGGTTCCTAAAGAAAATTTACTGCCTAATAAATCTGGTCTTGGAGCTCCACTAGGATGTCTCGATTCTGCACGTTACGGTATTGCATGGGGTGCTATAGGTGCTGCAATGGACTGTTATGATACGGCTCTTCGCTATGCAAAAGAAAGAATCCAGTTTGATAAGCCAATCGCAGGAACTCAATTACAGCAAAAGAAACTGGCTGAAATGATTACTGAAATAACAAAAGCTCAATTATTAACCTGGAGATTAGGTGTTTTGAGAAATGAAGGAAAAGCAACTTCGGCACAAATCTCTATGGCGAAAAGAAATAATGTGGACATGGCAATCAATATTGCCAGAGAAGCAAGACAAATTCTGGGCGGTATGGGTATTACAGGCGAGTATTCAATTATGAGACACATGATGAATTTAGAATCTGTTATTACTTATGAAGGAACCCATGATATTCACTTATTAATTACAGGAATGGACATTACCGGAATTCCTGCATTTAAATAG
- the rimM gene encoding ribosome maturation factor RimM (Essential for efficient processing of 16S rRNA): MRKEECFYLGKIAKKFSFKGEVLVYLDTDEPELYENLESVFVECGKHLVPFFIENSSLHKNDLLRVRFEDINTEDAADELIGNAIYLPLEMLPKLEGNKFYFHEVIGFEIEDKRLGVVGKIQSINDSTAQPLFEVLNGDTEILIPMIDHFLVSIDRDNKKVIMDLPEGLIEMYL; encoded by the coding sequence ATGCGTAAAGAAGAGTGTTTCTATTTAGGTAAAATCGCAAAAAAATTCAGTTTTAAAGGTGAAGTCCTTGTTTATTTAGACACTGACGAACCTGAGTTATACGAAAATCTGGAATCAGTGTTTGTCGAATGCGGCAAACATCTGGTTCCTTTTTTTATTGAAAACAGTTCACTTCATAAAAACGACCTGCTTAGGGTACGTTTTGAAGACATCAATACAGAAGATGCAGCCGATGAGCTTATCGGGAATGCGATTTATCTTCCTTTAGAAATGTTGCCAAAACTGGAAGGCAACAAATTTTATTTCCACGAAGTGATTGGCTTTGAAATAGAAGACAAACGCTTAGGTGTAGTTGGAAAAATACAATCCATTAATGATTCAACAGCCCAGCCGCTATTTGAAGTTCTTAATGGCGATACTGAAATTCTGATTCCGATGATTGACCATTTCCTGGTTTCAATCGACCGCGATAACAAAAAAGTAATTATGGACCTGCCGGAAGGACTAATTGAAATGTATCTCTAA
- a CDS encoding tRNA1(Val) (adenine(37)-N6)-methyltransferase translates to MPFQFKQFSVEQDRCAMKIGTDGVLLGAWAPIEHNPFNVLDIGTGTGIISLMIAQRSHAEQIDAFEIDEDAYEQAVENFENSPWSDRLFCFHAALDEFMEEPEDEYDLIVSNPPFYTEDYSSGNDQRDLARFADALPFEDLAQAGGFLLSQNGIFAVILPYKEEEKFIALVRDFDLFPVKITRVKGTPTSEIKRSLLAFSKHQVENFPIDELVIEISRHNYTPEYIHLTKDFYLKM, encoded by the coding sequence ATGCCTTTCCAATTCAAACAATTTTCAGTAGAGCAAGACCGTTGTGCCATGAAAATAGGAACCGACGGTGTATTACTAGGCGCATGGGCTCCCATTGAACACAATCCATTTAATGTTTTGGATATTGGAACAGGCACCGGAATCATTTCCCTGATGATTGCCCAAAGAAGCCATGCTGAGCAGATTGATGCCTTTGAAATCGATGAAGATGCTTATGAACAGGCTGTAGAGAATTTCGAAAATTCTCCCTGGTCCGACCGATTGTTTTGTTTTCATGCCGCATTGGACGAATTTATGGAAGAACCGGAGGACGAATATGACCTGATTGTTTCAAATCCGCCATTTTATACGGAAGATTATTCTTCAGGAAATGATCAGCGTGATTTGGCACGTTTTGCCGATGCCCTTCCCTTTGAAGATTTAGCCCAAGCTGGCGGTTTTTTACTTTCCCAGAATGGAATTTTTGCCGTTATCTTACCTTATAAGGAAGAAGAAAAATTTATTGCCTTGGTAAGGGATTTTGATTTATTTCCTGTAAAAATTACCCGTGTAAAAGGAACCCCAACTTCAGAAATCAAAAGAAGCCTGTTGGCTTTTAGCAAGCATCAGGTAGAAAATTTTCCAATTGACGAATTGGTTATTGAAATCTCCCGCCACAACTACACTCCGGAATACATCCATCTTACAAAAGATTTTTATTTAAAAATGTAA
- a CDS encoding DUF3050 domain-containing protein codes for MNIDTINARIQPQKDILLNHPLYKKIQNLEDLRRFLECHVYAVWDFMSLLKALQSKLTSTTTPWLPVGNPEIRYLINEIVLAEETDLTLDGKRQSHYEMYIDAMKDCGANISEIQSFLENVITTRNIFVSIKKSELHPKIKNFLDFTFRVIDEGKPHEIAAAFTFGREDLIPSMFTEILRNFQENFPNADLQKLIYYFERHIELDADEHGPMAMQMIEELCNNDELRWQEVEEVSVQALEKRIGLWDAIEEQISMKAELA; via the coding sequence ATGAATATTGACACTATTAACGCCCGCATTCAGCCTCAAAAAGACATTTTATTAAACCATCCATTGTATAAAAAGATACAAAATCTGGAAGACTTGCGAAGATTTCTGGAATGCCATGTATATGCCGTTTGGGATTTTATGTCACTTTTAAAAGCATTACAGTCTAAATTAACCTCCACAACTACACCATGGTTGCCTGTTGGGAATCCAGAAATCCGTTACCTGATTAATGAAATTGTTTTGGCCGAAGAAACCGATTTAACTCTGGATGGAAAAAGACAGAGCCATTACGAAATGTATATTGACGCGATGAAAGATTGCGGTGCAAATATTTCGGAAATTCAGAGTTTTTTAGAAAATGTTATCACAACCCGTAATATTTTTGTTTCGATAAAAAAAAGCGAACTGCATCCGAAAATCAAAAATTTCCTGGACTTTACTTTTCGTGTTATTGATGAAGGCAAGCCTCATGAGATTGCCGCCGCTTTTACTTTTGGAAGAGAGGACCTGATTCCTTCTATGTTTACAGAAATATTGAGGAATTTTCAGGAAAACTTTCCAAATGCCGACCTACAGAAACTGATTTATTATTTCGAAAGACACATTGAGCTTGATGCTGATGAGCATGGTCCTATGGCGATGCAAATGATTGAAGAGCTATGCAACAATGACGAATTGAGATGGCAGGAAGTAGAAGAAGTATCTGTTCAGGCATTGGAAAAAAGAATTGGCCTTTGGGATGCTATTGAAGAACAAATTTCAATGAAAGCAGAATTAGCTTAA
- a CDS encoding T9SS type A sorting domain-containing protein gives MKKITHFLCLGLISFSALAQDAPHVFGRKVQSVNPTTGIIRCASSEYESYLQEKNPKRTTTEKFEEWLAPKVAATKSDLLARKGTAGTNAVITIPVVVHVIHSGQSVGSGRNISDARVNSQITVLNQDFRRMLDTPGYNTNPVGADVEVEFCLAKVNPNGNPTNGIDRVNLGTTTWGEANVESILKPQTIWDPTRYLNIWVCQFGGDLNGVLGYAQFPLDSGLGGLWPDGTETEFTDGVIIDWRAFGSSDYVSGSYFSGIDKGRTTTHEIGHFLGLRHIWGDNSSCDMDAIDSSNDFCPDTPAARAAHYDCAQEYDTCTAVPGKDMTENYMDYSNDTCMNIFTLNQKARIKTVLQNSPRRNTLGTSTVCQPPLSNPSFELLQGIKLYPNPANDILNIAVSDSSKTPDSYTIYNSLGQAIKHATTFNEENLKIDTSNYATGIYMIRFTKGNETKTLQFVKN, from the coding sequence ATGAAAAAAATTACACATTTTTTGTGCCTGGGCCTTATCAGTTTTTCAGCCCTTGCACAAGATGCACCGCATGTCTTTGGAAGAAAAGTTCAAAGTGTTAATCCTACTACCGGAATAATCAGATGCGCCTCTTCAGAATACGAATCGTATCTTCAAGAAAAAAATCCAAAAAGAACAACAACCGAAAAATTCGAAGAGTGGCTTGCTCCAAAAGTAGCTGCTACAAAGTCAGATTTACTAGCCAGAAAAGGTACAGCAGGAACAAATGCAGTAATTACAATTCCAGTTGTGGTTCACGTTATTCACAGCGGACAATCTGTAGGCAGTGGAAGAAATATTTCTGATGCAAGAGTCAACTCCCAAATTACAGTTTTGAATCAGGATTTCAGAAGAATGCTGGACACACCTGGATACAATACAAATCCTGTGGGAGCTGATGTTGAAGTTGAATTTTGTTTGGCAAAAGTAAACCCTAATGGAAATCCTACCAACGGAATTGACCGCGTTAACTTGGGCACTACAACATGGGGCGAAGCCAATGTTGAGTCAATACTTAAACCCCAAACTATATGGGATCCTACAAGATACTTAAACATATGGGTTTGCCAATTTGGAGGAGACTTAAACGGAGTTTTAGGATATGCACAATTTCCGCTTGATTCAGGTTTGGGAGGATTATGGCCGGATGGCACTGAAACTGAATTTACTGACGGTGTAATTATTGATTGGAGGGCTTTTGGATCATCCGACTATGTTTCAGGGTCTTATTTTTCTGGCATAGACAAAGGAAGGACTACAACACATGAAATTGGACACTTTTTAGGATTAAGACATATTTGGGGAGACAATTCCTCTTGTGATATGGACGCCATAGACAGTTCTAACGACTTTTGTCCGGACACTCCTGCTGCCAGAGCAGCACATTATGACTGTGCCCAAGAGTATGACACTTGTACAGCGGTCCCAGGTAAAGATATGACAGAAAACTATATGGATTATTCAAACGACACCTGTATGAATATCTTTACGCTAAACCAAAAGGCTAGAATAAAGACTGTATTGCAAAATTCTCCTAGAAGAAATACATTAGGCACTTCAACTGTCTGCCAGCCACCATTAAGCAATCCATCATTTGAATTATTACAGGGAATAAAACTATATCCAAACCCTGCTAATGATATATTAAACATTGCGGTATCTGACAGCTCTAAAACTCCAGACAGCTATACAATCTATAATAGCCTGGGACAGGCTATCAAACATGCTACAACTTTTAACGAAGAAAACTTAAAAATAGACACTTCAAATTATGCTACAGGAATCTATATGATTCGATTTACAAAAGGTAATGAAACTAAAACGCTACAGTTTGTTAAGAACTAA
- a CDS encoding 30S ribosomal protein S16, giving the protein MSVKIRLQRHGKKGKPFYWVVAADARSKRDGKFLEKIGTYNPTTNPATIDLNLDSAVKWLHNGAQPTDTARAILSYKGALLKHHLDGGVRKGALTQEQADEKLAKWLDEKAGKVNAKKDNLSTSKADAKAKALAAEKKVNEDRIAAAKQAELEAAKAEEEAAVVEEEVTEVEASTEETPAAEENNEETQA; this is encoded by the coding sequence ATGTCTGTAAAAATTAGATTACAAAGACACGGTAAAAAAGGAAAACCTTTTTACTGGGTAGTAGCGGCAGATGCACGCTCAAAAAGAGATGGTAAATTCCTTGAAAAAATCGGAACTTACAATCCAACTACTAACCCTGCAACTATCGATTTGAATCTTGATAGTGCTGTTAAATGGTTGCACAATGGTGCTCAGCCAACTGACACTGCGAGAGCTATCCTTTCTTACAAAGGAGCTTTATTGAAGCACCACCTTGACGGAGGAGTTCGTAAAGGAGCTTTAACTCAAGAGCAAGCTGATGAGAAACTAGCTAAATGGCTGGATGAAAAAGCTGGAAAAGTAAACGCGAAAAAAGACAACCTTTCTACTTCTAAAGCAGACGCAAAAGCTAAAGCTCTTGCTGCTGAGAAAAAAGTAAACGAGGATCGTATCGCTGCTGCTAAGCAAGCTGAACTTGAAGCTGCTAAAGCTGAAGAGGAAGCTGCTGTTGTTGAAGAAGAAGTTACTGAAGTTGAAGCATCAACTGAAGAAACTCCTGCTGCAGAAGAAAACAACGAAGAAACTCAAGCTTAA